One Aegilops tauschii subsp. strangulata cultivar AL8/78 chromosome 7, Aet v6.0, whole genome shotgun sequence genomic window carries:
- the LOC123493481 gene encoding uncharacterized protein isoform X1, translating into MDGFRKVSFLPGWSELQIPSGPREPAISASSSPLPLGITSSPNASSAPSDRPQREIGHGGNKTAQRCAFLQHIRRKKKQHEVHVCIKLLSLIFCRICSFYGTTWGLSTRVMSSAGRLSYRTGEMQQKKLLRCYSPNSKQKGPSTFLANGGYSIPRFMIWHK; encoded by the exons ATGGATGGATTCAGGAAGGTATCCTTCCTCCCTGGGTGGAGCGAGCTGCAGATCCCGTCCGGCCCTCGGGAACCGGCCatctccgcctcctcctcgccgctgCCGCTGGGGATCACGTCTTCACCAAACGCGAGCTCCGCCCCATCCGACCGACCGCAAAGGG AGATAGGACATGGCGGAAACAAAACTGCACAGCGATGTGCATTTCTGCAACACATCAG ACGGAAGAAAAAGCAACATGAAGTTCATGTCTGCATCAAACTGCTTTCACTTATATTCTGCCGAATTTGTTCCTTCTATGGGACTACATGGGGATTATCTACAAGGGTTATGTCCTCTGCAGGTAGATTATCTTATAGGACAGGCGAAATGCAACAGAAGAAGCTCCTCCGCTGCTACTCGCCAAACTCCAAGCAAAAAGGACCTTCCACTTTCCTTGCTAATG GAGGATATTCAATACCAAGATTTATGATTTGGCATAAGTGA
- the LOC123493481 gene encoding uncharacterized protein isoform X2, whose translation MDGFRKVSFLPGWSELQIPSGPREPAISASSSPLPLGITSSPNASSAPSDRPQREIGHGGNKTAQRCAFLQHIRRKKKQHEVHVCIKLLSLIFCRICSFYGTTWGLSTRVMSSAGRLSYRTGEMQQKKLLRCYSPNSKQKGPSTFLANGASVCSESDTTI comes from the exons ATGGATGGATTCAGGAAGGTATCCTTCCTCCCTGGGTGGAGCGAGCTGCAGATCCCGTCCGGCCCTCGGGAACCGGCCatctccgcctcctcctcgccgctgCCGCTGGGGATCACGTCTTCACCAAACGCGAGCTCCGCCCCATCCGACCGACCGCAAAGGG AGATAGGACATGGCGGAAACAAAACTGCACAGCGATGTGCATTTCTGCAACACATCAG ACGGAAGAAAAAGCAACATGAAGTTCATGTCTGCATCAAACTGCTTTCACTTATATTCTGCCGAATTTGTTCCTTCTATGGGACTACATGGGGATTATCTACAAGGGTTATGTCCTCTGCAGGTAGATTATCTTATAGGACAGGCGAAATGCAACAGAAGAAGCTCCTCCGCTGCTACTCGCCAAACTCCAAGCAAAAAGGACCTTCCACTTTCCTTGCTAATG GGGCCTCAGTTTGTTCGGAATCAGATACAACCATTTGA
- the LOC123493481 gene encoding uncharacterized protein isoform X3: protein MDGFRKVSFLPGWSELQIPSGPREPAISASSSPLPLGITSSPNASSAPSDRPQREIGHGGNKTAQRCAFLQHIRRKKKQHEVHVDYLIGQAKCNRRSSSAATRQTPSKKDLPLSLLMGPQFVRNQIQPFDPLLFVGIIFKKNIFWIL, encoded by the exons ATGGATGGATTCAGGAAGGTATCCTTCCTCCCTGGGTGGAGCGAGCTGCAGATCCCGTCCGGCCCTCGGGAACCGGCCatctccgcctcctcctcgccgctgCCGCTGGGGATCACGTCTTCACCAAACGCGAGCTCCGCCCCATCCGACCGACCGCAAAGGG AGATAGGACATGGCGGAAACAAAACTGCACAGCGATGTGCATTTCTGCAACACATCAG ACGGAAGAAAAAGCAACATGAAGTTCAT GTAGATTATCTTATAGGACAGGCGAAATGCAACAGAAGAAGCTCCTCCGCTGCTACTCGCCAAACTCCAAGCAAAAAGGACCTTCCACTTTCCTTGCTAATG GGGCCTCAGTTTGTTCGGAATCAGATACAACCATTTGATCCATTATTGTTCGTGGGCatcatatttaaaaaaaatattttttggaTTTTGTAA
- the LOC123493481 gene encoding uncharacterized protein isoform X4, with the protein MDGFRKVSFLPGWSELQIPSGPREPAISASSSPLPLGITSSPNASSAPSDRPQREIGHGGNKTAQRCAFLQHIRRKKKQHEVHVDYLIGQAKCNRRSSSAATRQTPSKKDLPLSLLMVSNSKMSKRRIFNTKIYDLA; encoded by the exons ATGGATGGATTCAGGAAGGTATCCTTCCTCCCTGGGTGGAGCGAGCTGCAGATCCCGTCCGGCCCTCGGGAACCGGCCatctccgcctcctcctcgccgctgCCGCTGGGGATCACGTCTTCACCAAACGCGAGCTCCGCCCCATCCGACCGACCGCAAAGGG AGATAGGACATGGCGGAAACAAAACTGCACAGCGATGTGCATTTCTGCAACACATCAG ACGGAAGAAAAAGCAACATGAAGTTCAT GTAGATTATCTTATAGGACAGGCGAAATGCAACAGAAGAAGCTCCTCCGCTGCTACTCGCCAAACTCCAAGCAAAAAGGACCTTCCACTTTCCTTGCTAATGGTGAGCAACTCAAAGATGTCTAAAAG GAGGATATTCAATACCAAGATTTATGATTTGGCATAA
- the LOC123493481 gene encoding uncharacterized protein isoform X5, which translates to MDGFRKVSFLPGWSELQIPSGPREPAISASSSPLPLGITSSPNASSAPSDRPQREIGHGGNKTAQRCAFLQHIRRKKKQHEVHVDYLIGQAKCNRRSSSAATRQTPSKKDLPLSLLMEDIQYQDL; encoded by the exons ATGGATGGATTCAGGAAGGTATCCTTCCTCCCTGGGTGGAGCGAGCTGCAGATCCCGTCCGGCCCTCGGGAACCGGCCatctccgcctcctcctcgccgctgCCGCTGGGGATCACGTCTTCACCAAACGCGAGCTCCGCCCCATCCGACCGACCGCAAAGGG AGATAGGACATGGCGGAAACAAAACTGCACAGCGATGTGCATTTCTGCAACACATCAG ACGGAAGAAAAAGCAACATGAAGTTCAT GTAGATTATCTTATAGGACAGGCGAAATGCAACAGAAGAAGCTCCTCCGCTGCTACTCGCCAAACTCCAAGCAAAAAGGACCTTCCACTTTCCTTGCTAATG GAGGATATTCAATACCAAGATTTATGA